The nucleotide sequence GCCACCAAACTAACAAAGActgacattaaaaagaaaagatgctACTTTGGAAATCACCAGAAATTCCAAATCCATTCAgctaatgaacaaaataatacaTAGATAATGCATCATGTCGCCTTAACACCACTGAATACAGATTTGTAAGAGTGGAGACCCTGTGAAATGAAATGGGAGAAGAGCATCTTCCTCCTAGGAACATCTTTGGCTACCGAGCGCCTTTCCTTCCCAATATGGCGTCGTTTAGCCACCGAGGTGGACCGTGGGCCAAATATAACTCGCTGGCTGGTCCAAGTCAGCGCTTTGAGGAACGAGATCCTGGTGGGAGGGACttaaaaaagtcatttctaAAAGAAGCCCAGCAGCTGCCTTTCAAcaccccccacaccccctcAAGCCTTTTCCATCCAGGTCGAACGTACACACATTCTCACAATGACACGCGTAGGGCCAGAAACAAGTTTGTGTCGAGTTTTGTATTGGAGTTGACACACACAAGTTGGCGGTATCCGCGGCAACGTGACAAACCAGTCACAAGACAAAGCGTCACTCACGTAAGCCGGCGTGGCTAAATGGTCCTTCGGCAACGAGAGGGCGAGCTCTTGTTCCAAAGAGATTTTCAAAGACGAAACTAAAGAAAGGACGTGCTTtaaggcggtggcggcggcagaAACGGAGGCGGAAAGTGACGTCACGACACGCAACAAACGGGCCCGCTACCGTGCTGAATATCCATCTTGGCTCTCAGTCCGACTTCTTATCGCCGCTGGCCTACGGGCAAAAGGACGAAAGCGTTGGTGCAATGCATCATGGGTGATGGGCCTTCAGCCCGTTGCGGCGCCTAGCCTACCACAAGTTTGCTGTGTTCTTCCAGCAGTCGGTCGTATTCCAACGTCAAGTTAGCGGCCTGCTTCTTCATCGCCGTCACGTCGCCGTTGCTCTTTTGGAGTGCTGCGAACACCACCAAAACACGACTTTGATTTTCCGTTGACGGAcggagaaccaaaaaaaaatggcagcgaATGAAATCATCACCTTTCTTGGTGGCTTCCAGCTCCTCCTTCAAGGTTTTAACTTCCTCCTTGAGAGATTTGTTCTGCTCCTGGACTCCTTCTCCTTTCGTCCCCGCCGCCGGCAACTCCAGGCCGGCTTCTCTCAATTTCTGTCAAAAGACGACTCGGGTTCAAAAAGGCGGGGGAGATGGCGCCGCTCCGTGGCGAGCGAGCCAACGGCGTGTTCGTAAATTGCCCGGTCTCGAGTGCCCGATGATGTTGCAGACGCGTCACGAGGGTCGTGCCAAGGCGACGCGGTGAGTGACGAGGACAGCCGACAGTCAAACAGCTGTCGTCATCTCACTTTCCCGCACTGACGCCATTGGTACGCGGCGGGCCGACACCCCGTGATTGCATCGCtctcttattttttatgtggAATGACCTGTAAGCTGTTACATGTCTACTGAGGCTCATTGTTTTTTCAGGGGCTAACTAGCTTAAAGTATTTTGGCTTCAATAGCTCCTGATAACGTGGCCGCTCATAGGTAAACAAATAGTGTTACAGTGACACAGTGTAAAGTCAGATGCGTCTTTTTGCCTGAAATTTATGGCAATAAGTGGCATTTCGTCCTCTACCACCAattagtttatcactagtagacgtcaagggcagctaatgagttcatATGGACGCTTGTTGTGGAGTTTTGCGGAAGCATATCGATAATCTTTTGGCGATGTATCACCATATTATATTGCAATTATTGTGTATCTCAGACCCCAAGTGGAACGTCATACTTTGGCTGAGCCTGCTGCgtatgtaatgtaatataatataaaaatattttttttaattctttattgctgagtcctagtagcaagagttgcttctgcttgcaagtttcagcgtggattttcacatttttatgaacttaaaaaaaaaaaaaaaattaaaataaataaatgaaaaaaattagcCGAGTAGAAGTTTACTCCCCTGACTTTGTTGCGGGCAGACGCGAGCTCGATTCCCAAAAgcggcggtatgattgggagtacggatggtcgtttgtctctgtatgtgccctatgactgactggcgaccaatcttgggtgtagtctgccttttgcctaaAGACAGccaggttaggctccagcaaccctttcgaggatgggtggtgtggaagataaatgaatggatAGAAAGATAAAataatccccccccccaaaaaaaatctgacgtAGTGAAGCAGCGATAAACgaagcgtgaagtagcgaggtaTCACTGTACTACTAAAGTCCGGGAAATAAACTCTAGATCGGATATGGCTCCCTCCAGCGTTGTTCATCCAGCCACCATAAGCTGGCGCCAACTTAAAAAATTAGCTACCACTGACGACGTCAACTTATGATAAACTAGTTAGCGAGAGGGTGCTTTTTAGACAGCATCGAATTAGACGTCTACATTCTTCAGTTGACATAGAAGTGAGATAGAACGGGAGGGCATGTGTCAGACACAGTGGTATTTTGGAGCTCACCTCCTGCAACAACTGGTTTTCATCAATGAAGCTTTTAGCGGCGTTGCTAGCGCCTTCAGCCTGCTTCTTGAAGGCCTCGTTGGATGCCATCAGAGAGGCCTGCTGGGAAAGAAGAGTGGCCAGACGACGCAGCAACCTgcggacaaaaacaacaacttagtAAACCGGatcatgtttgaaaaaaaagttcagattTGAGGTGCATTTGAAACGAGGCCATTCTAAAGTTAGTGTAAATGCTTGTATGAATTTGATTTTAGCACAcgaaaaatgttgtgttttcaaCCTGTAGTTAGTCGTAGGACGGCCAAGATTAATCGAGAACAAATTAATCATCAACTACTACTTTGATAGTCTAAGACTTGTTTGAACATTGACCTAAGAATGGTCCAAATcctctttaaataaataaaatactgaacaaaatcagcaaaataataattcatgcccttatattttgtatattattttaagtaaaaaaacaaactgggaaaaaaaacagtttaaaaatgagtttaaaataTTTAGTAATACAAGCAGATGTCCAATCGATTTGAAATGGAAGGCCTAGCAGCAAATAAATATTCTCAGACGTCCCACTTAAAGTTGATTGGACATCCAACGCCATCAAGCCAGcgagtcaaaaaataaaatgaaacattgTTAGTTTTCTGTAGTCCTTGATGAAAGCTGATAATTATGAAACATTTGCTTCAGAAAACAATGTTACAGTCATTAGCCATTTCTCTAAGCCCATTCGTCGACTAATCACAAAATCAATCGGTGACTGGTCGACTATCGAGAAACATTTGTGGCGGCCCTGTTCTGTACCGCGTAGCGTGTGGTGTTGACACCAGTCACCAACAAGGCCATAGCCATGTGACAGAACCGGTCGTATAATGTAAGTGGCGCTACGTGAAAGGACAAGCGGACCAGGGAGGTGGATTCCAAGTCACGTTTTTGAGGAGACCAGAGGAAGTGACTCAGGGTGTCCAAATATGGCCGCGGGGTCACAGACACTCTGGAAATATCCCATCAGCTGCCGCCACTTTCTGCTAACTCGTGCTCTGTCTGACATGGAAAGTCCACCAGTCGCTGTCTATTACAGCCGTGAGGATGTGTACGTGTGGCTGTGCTGCCCCCCAGTGGACGCGCAACTTCTTACACCAACAAACATTGCCTACTTAAAGCTACAGTCATGTTTTAGTAGACAGTAATCACTCATTTACCAAGATCCGCCATAATAGGTGAATGACCGCTATGTAAGGACAGTGTTTTTATGGTTTCTAAATTATATTGGTACATTTAAAACCCTCTACTGTTATTTAACTCCCATAGGTCGATACTGCCCTCTAGTAGCCAGTGCTATAGCGccttggcccgaatataagacgatgtttttttagCTTTGCAATTAGACTGAAAAAGTGGGGGACATCATACTCATTTATGATGATAGATGGCGCTAGATTGCTTTAAAGCAAATGCTGAACTTAAGCATACGAAAGCAAATCCCTgccacaaagaagaaaaataaaactagcGGAAGaacgaagaagaaaatacaaaatagtggtaaaaacaaaaagagaagagGTATCAGAAAATTGAAACATAGCAACAATCTCTAGAAAAGTTTGTCTAAGATCGGGCAGTTTAACCTGCCTCTGAGGAGAAGTTGTGATGTAAACTTCAAGATAATGTTGACAAATGAGACAGTCttcaaacaattgcaaagcggCTGAGAAATATGGTGTAAAGGACTGTAATGAAAGATGGTTGCTTGAGCTTACAGGCAAAGGAGGAGTGCAAATCCAGCGATGTAAAGATTCCTCTGCGCTCTGAAGAGTTTCATGTGAATGTGTTCAACAGCGGTGGGATTGTTGGTCAAGTCCACCTTCTCCGTCACACTGTATTTCCTTACCTCACGGAAGGCGTCtgcaaaatacaaattaataaatattaaaaatatgatgccAGTGGTTACAACAAACGCCATCAACCACATAATTATCATAAACACTCACCAATGAGAAGGAAAACAAGGATGGCCATAGCCACCATAAAGGAAGTGTTGCCATATGAGGCTATAGTTTGGACCAGTCGAGATCTGAAGATACTGTTCCACCTGgaccaaaaagaaaatccaaattGTGAAATATTCATAAACAAGTCCAAACtgaaaagtagaagaaaaaagggGAGGTTTCAAGCATGAAAA is from Stigmatopora nigra isolate UIUO_SnigA chromosome 1, RoL_Snig_1.1, whole genome shotgun sequence and encodes:
- the bcap31 gene encoding B-cell receptor-associated protein 31, with the translated sequence MSLQWTAVAAFLYVEVFLVLLLCIPFISAKRWNSIFRSRLVQTIASYGNTSFMVAMAILVFLLIDAFREVRKYSVTEKVDLTNNPTAVEHIHMKLFRAQRNLYIAGFALLLCLLLRRLATLLSQQASLMASNEAFKKQAEGASNAAKSFIDENQLLQEKLREAGLELPAAGTKGEGVQEQNKSLKEEVKTLKEELEATKKALQKSNGDVTAMKKQAANLTLEYDRLLEEHSKLVASGDKKSD